In Desulfoplanes formicivorans, a genomic segment contains:
- a CDS encoding helix-turn-helix domain-containing protein, protein MTMQELGEMFRSARENAGLSLDQVNEKTKISLYVLESLERGEGARLPHPVYTKGFIRSYAKLLGLDTDMVVQEYLAAVGPLDDLEIETGHPELNVRRRRGGKGGNVWLFILAMAVLAAAAWMVVSYVSREIEPVSPVVMEDNNTASVDPEVDTQDDGLPIGETTEQETSSSEQALAATGAAAEAPQGTLVSGQDDSREPEEQPAGVPDASRTDETTSEGLNKDAVDQTGAQATTNTSPIIADLESGSAADTKASDVAPNAPREHMLRIEATHDCWIRVVADADTAPNKTVRLLKPGQVVYVSFDQNVDLRLGNAGGVRLFVDDTPYAFEAVLGGVKTLEITAPAN, encoded by the coding sequence ATGACAATGCAGGAATTGGGCGAAATGTTCCGGTCCGCCCGGGAGAATGCAGGGCTGAGTCTGGACCAGGTCAATGAAAAGACCAAAATCAGTTTGTATGTCCTGGAGTCTCTGGAACGAGGTGAAGGCGCTAGGTTGCCCCATCCCGTATATACCAAGGGATTTATTCGCAGTTATGCCAAGCTGCTCGGGCTGGACACGGACATGGTGGTCCAGGAATACTTGGCAGCTGTGGGCCCCCTGGATGACCTTGAAATCGAAACCGGACACCCCGAACTCAATGTGCGCAGGCGTCGTGGTGGCAAGGGCGGCAACGTGTGGCTGTTTATTCTGGCCATGGCCGTGCTGGCCGCAGCGGCATGGATGGTTGTTTCCTATGTCTCCCGCGAGATAGAACCTGTTTCCCCGGTGGTCATGGAAGACAACAATACGGCATCGGTCGACCCAGAAGTCGATACCCAGGATGACGGTTTGCCCATCGGGGAAACCACGGAACAGGAAACATCCTCGTCTGAACAGGCCCTTGCCGCAACAGGTGCTGCAGCAGAAGCTCCCCAGGGGACCCTGGTTTCCGGGCAGGATGATTCCCGGGAGCCGGAAGAGCAGCCAGCCGGGGTCCCGGATGCCTCCCGGACCGATGAGACGACATCTGAAGGCCTGAACAAGGACGCTGTCGACCAGACTGGTGCGCAGGCGACCACAAACACTTCCCCGATTATTGCCGATCTTGAATCCGGTTCTGCAGCTGACACCAAGGCTTCAGACGTTGCCCCGAATGCGCCTAGGGAGCACATGTTGCGCATCGAGGCGACCCACGACTGCTGGATACGGGTGGTTGCCGATGCTGATACGGCTCCCAATAAGACCGTGCGTCTACTCAAACCAGGGCAGGTGGTGTATGTATCCTTTGATCAGAACGTGGACCTGCGCCTGGGCAATGCCGGCGGGGTCCGTTTGTTCGTGGATGATACACCCTATGCGTTTGAGGCTGTTCTTGGTGGCGTGAAAACCCTGGAGATCACGGCTCCTGCCAACTAG